TCACATCCACTCTAAATTCAAACTGATCAATGAAAAAAAGCTCTACCGAACAATTAAGGGGATTAATTCACTTGTTGGCTTGAACAAACGCATAATTAGCCCTCCTCACCAAACGGCTAGAAGGACAGTTGTATAGCTAGGATAACTTAGAGATTTCCAGGCTGTGAATCAGCTCCCCCCCCATGTTTCCCCATTAACTTTATAGTCGCTGCCTCTCCACTGAAGTATGTAGTCTCCAGAACGCAAACCGTCGCTGAAACCTTGGTCAGTAGATTTCCAAGTCACTGTGTCGTGAGGAGCGATTACTAATCCTTCAATATATAGTTTGTTTGAACCGCTGTGAGTTAAACTTACCTTTACTGGATGATCAGAGTGATTCTTCATACGAAGTTTAACATGACCCCATCCTTTAGGGACACTAAAGGATTCTTTTACAGTTGCGCTTCCCCCCGATCTTTGATTAATTATGGTGTTTTTGCTAGTTATACTTGGTGAAGCTGAAGCAGCACCTACCGTAGTTGCTATAGCTAAAGATAAAATCGAGAACAGAAATATTCTTTTCTTCATCCTTTTCCTCTCCTATTTTTTGTTATGGTCTACCTTTAAGGCTACCGATTACAATTTGGTAGGTTCTTTAAGATCTACTCTAAATTCAAACTGCTTACGAAAGAAATACGACTCGTTAATCTTAATTGCATCAGGCGAAAACTTTTCCACTACTCCGCCGTAGTCAACGACCGTTATCAACTCATTGCTCAACGGCTGTACTACATATACTCTTACCTGGCCTAACGCATCTGCAAAAAGTTCTATATCCGACTTTGACACTCTATATGTATAGTTCATGCTGATCACTTCAGAAATAGTATTCGAGTAAATCGTGTGGTAATTCCTACACTGAAGAAAGCTCTGCCAACCATAAGGTTAGCAGAGCTTTTTCTTTAAAATCCTCCAATGGTAACGTTAGGCTGAATACTATGGTGGTGGTTAAAGGCTTGGTCCGGCATAGTAACAATAAACAAAAAGCTAGCCGCGATGACTAAAAGTACCATTTTTTTGAACATTGTTTTCCCACACCCTTTCAATAAAATTGAAATACTCAGCTTTAGTTTCAGGAACTGCATGGGCTTGAAAACGAACAAACAACCCCATACAGTTTATAAAGTAAGTTTCATTATTTATTATATGTGACTTTACCATTGCATTCATCAAATATTTAAAGCCATCAATGTACTTCCCTCGGTATAAATAATAAAAACCTAACTCGTAACCAAACCACGCGATATAATCCGGTATCACTTGTCGGGTATACATATCATCTGATGATGGTTGTTGTGAAAAAGTCGCAATTAGCGTTTCAAATCGTTTGAGTATATCGTCTACATCTATGCTAAACTGGTTTGCTGCGATTATAACATTCAGCAGTTTTGAAAGCTTTTCATTCTCGTTAGCGGCTGATGTTGTAGCAATATATTCAACATAATCGTTCAGCAGGCTTATTTCTCCTGACAACAGCTTATATACGTAAGTATTTCCTACCGCCCAGTGACTGAACAGGTTTACCCAGTGTTTTGTGTCCTCGTCATCCTCTTTAACCCAGTCTAAATCCGCATAGGCGTATGTATATTGTAGAGCTTGTTGATAATCGCCTTGAGCTTCACAAACACTAGCACACAACAGGTCAGCATAAGCAATGTATCCAAATAACGGCCCTCTTGTTCTCTTTTCATCATCTAGAAACTTTCGTTTTTCTTGGTGTTGTAAACTATACTGGATTTCCGCTTTAGCTCTCATTTGCCTTGCCATTTCGTCTACCTTGTCCCATTTACGTAATGACCTATATACGTTTGCCAAATCCTTCAATGCGTCAAGCTGGTCTATTTCATCCAAACGCTCGACATAAGGCTCAAACAGTATAGCTGCCTTCATATTCCGACTTTGATCATCTCCAATTTGAATCGTAAATATTCGATATTGACAGACTGCCAGACGTTCAGAATGTTGGTACTTCTCTGCTTCTGCTACGCTCTCATAGAGCAGCAGCGCCGCAGCATGGCGTCCTTGAGCGAATAGGGTTTCTGCAATGTCAAACAGTTTGGGCGAATAAAGTAGATTGTCCATGATGGCTCCTACCACTCGACGGATCGCATCCAACTTGTCCAACTCCGCACAACGATACAAAAATGGCTCGATTCGTCTCATATTCGGGGGCGTGTCGATGATGTAGTTTTCTATAAATAAGTCGTAAAAGTGGCCTTCCGGTAAACCCATCGCCTCAGTAATTAGATCAAGCTGGTTAACAGACATAGGCTTGTTTCCTGTCACAATGGCACTTAGCGCCCCCCTATTCATGCCTGCAACTTGCCCAAATTGCGATAGACTCAAACCTTCTTGTTTTAAATATCCGTCTAATTCTGCTCTAATCGTAGGTGTATGCTTCATGTCATATCCACCCTTCATACAGAAATTCCAAAACTTTTATA
The Paenibacillus peoriae DNA segment above includes these coding regions:
- a CDS encoding helix-turn-helix transcriptional regulator; this translates as MKHTPTIRAELDGYLKQEGLSLSQFGQVAGMNRGALSAIVTGNKPMSVNQLDLITEAMGLPEGHFYDLFIENYIIDTPPNMRRIEPFLYRCAELDKLDAIRRVVGAIMDNLLYSPKLFDIAETLFAQGRHAAALLLYESVAEAEKYQHSERLAVCQYRIFTIQIGDDQSRNMKAAILFEPYVERLDEIDQLDALKDLANVYRSLRKWDKVDEMARQMRAKAEIQYSLQHQEKRKFLDDEKRTRGPLFGYIAYADLLCASVCEAQGDYQQALQYTYAYADLDWVKEDDEDTKHWVNLFSHWAVGNTYVYKLLSGEISLLNDYVEYIATTSAANENEKLSKLLNVIIAANQFSIDVDDILKRFETLIATFSQQPSSDDMYTRQVIPDYIAWFGYELGFYYLYRGKYIDGFKYLMNAMVKSHIINNETYFINCMGLFVRFQAHAVPETKAEYFNFIERVWENNVQKNGTFSHRG